One SAR324 cluster bacterium genomic window carries:
- a CDS encoding ABC transporter permease yields the protein MGTDRMGKDVLTSIVIGTPQTIQIGIVAGGIGILLGVILGFTAGFFGGIVDYIIKFIVDVFQSIPPLVVLIIFAISIPGDMTILQLSLIVGVTSWLGPTRVLRSQVLVMKELNYVSLSRFSGLPSWKIIFMEILPNLLPYVMANFVMTVAGAILASIGIEALGLGAFSSNSLGMTIYWNIWYSSMLQGWWWWWSPPILIIILVFISLYLISQGLDEWANPRLKTKF from the coding sequence TTGGGCACTGATAGGATGGGTAAAGACGTTTTAACTTCAATTGTGATAGGGACTCCTCAAACAATTCAAATTGGTATAGTTGCGGGAGGTATTGGTATCTTGCTCGGAGTGATTCTTGGATTCACGGCAGGTTTTTTTGGTGGAATTGTTGACTATATTATCAAATTTATTGTTGACGTTTTTCAAAGTATCCCACCACTGGTTGTACTCATAATATTTGCCATTTCAATTCCTGGAGATATGACAATCTTGCAATTGTCATTGATAGTCGGGGTTACGTCTTGGCTTGGACCAACGAGGGTGCTGCGGTCACAAGTGCTTGTTATGAAAGAACTTAATTATGTGTCACTGTCGAGATTTTCTGGATTGCCATCTTGGAAAATTATTTTCATGGAAATTCTTCCCAACCTGCTTCCATACGTAATGGCCAATTTTGTGATGACTGTGGCTGGGGCAATCTTGGCATCAATTGGTATAGAAGCTTTGGGTTTGGGTGCATTTTCTTCGAATTCTCTGGGTATGACAATTTATTGGAACATTTGGTATTCATCAATGCTTCAGGGGTGGTGGTGGTGGTGGTCACCTCCAATATTGATCATAATCCTTGTTTTCATCTCACTATATTTGATATCGCAGGGTTTAGATGAGTGGGCAAATCCACGCCTCAAAACCAAATTTTAG
- a CDS encoding ABC transporter ATP-binding protein — protein sequence MSQPLIKIDNLTIEYNSYGKAFKAVDDVSMDIYENEKIALVGESGSGKTTLAMAILRMLKPPGEITSGKILHKNSNLIDLKAEEMRLRRLSEFSLITQASMNSLNPVLRIKEQLLDGLLDHGKLNKDENNSNIRSVLDQVQLPHSVLNMYPHELSGGMKQRVSIACAILLNPNFIVADEPTSALDVIIQRQVISTLFSIQKKYRTSILLIGHDLGLVIQFADRIAVMHNGKIVELKKTEELLASASHWYTKTLLQSVPSFEEEPKSLIKYNNLKSANKSSSEKKITISLRNVFKSYETSLFGSKNNFALKNINFEFNNFEPSIIGIAGQSGSGKSTLMQILLGTLSQTSGQVLLNEKPLLQYVKRNQKKYLLQVQPIFQDPYGVYNPFYKAIHFLRETAVNLNLIQHPKYIDSFVEEILRDVGLDFNELKERYPHELSGGQRQRLMVARALMVKPQFILADEPVSMIDASLRASILENIQTLKKQYGITVIYITHDLTTAFQICDTLNVMYQGEIVESGLCKEVILRPKHSYTKSLISSIPSKNKTSNWMQTSP from the coding sequence ATGTCCCAGCCTCTCATTAAGATAGATAATTTAACTATTGAATATAACAGTTACGGCAAAGCTTTCAAAGCTGTCGATGACGTGAGCATGGACATATATGAGAATGAGAAAATAGCGCTTGTTGGAGAATCCGGTAGCGGTAAGACCACACTAGCTATGGCAATTTTGCGTATGTTGAAGCCTCCTGGTGAGATCACATCAGGTAAGATTTTACATAAGAATTCAAATCTTATCGATTTAAAGGCGGAGGAGATGCGATTGAGGCGTTTAAGTGAATTTTCATTGATAACACAAGCATCAATGAACTCACTTAATCCAGTTCTGAGAATCAAAGAGCAATTGTTGGATGGTCTTTTGGATCATGGAAAATTGAATAAAGATGAAAACAACTCAAATATTCGATCAGTACTTGATCAGGTCCAGCTCCCTCATTCTGTTCTAAACATGTATCCACATGAGTTGAGTGGGGGAATGAAACAACGCGTTTCGATAGCTTGTGCAATTCTTCTTAATCCAAATTTTATAGTTGCAGATGAACCTACCAGCGCCTTAGATGTCATTATTCAGAGACAGGTCATTTCAACGTTATTTAGTATACAAAAGAAATATCGCACATCAATTTTACTAATTGGTCACGATTTAGGCCTAGTTATTCAATTTGCCGACAGAATAGCTGTGATGCACAATGGAAAAATTGTTGAGTTGAAGAAAACGGAAGAGCTTCTAGCTTCAGCATCACATTGGTACACCAAAACTCTTTTACAGAGTGTCCCCAGCTTTGAGGAAGAACCAAAATCTTTAATTAAATATAACAATCTGAAGAGTGCTAATAAGTCTTCTTCAGAAAAAAAAATTACTATCTCTCTCAGGAATGTCTTTAAATCTTATGAAACCTCTCTTTTTGGTTCAAAGAATAATTTCGCGCTCAAGAATATAAATTTTGAATTTAATAACTTTGAACCATCAATCATTGGTATTGCTGGCCAAAGTGGTAGTGGAAAATCAACATTAATGCAGATTTTGTTGGGAACACTTTCACAAACTTCTGGTCAAGTTTTACTGAATGAAAAACCACTACTGCAATATGTGAAGAGGAATCAGAAAAAATATTTACTTCAAGTCCAGCCAATATTTCAGGATCCCTATGGAGTGTATAATCCTTTCTATAAAGCCATCCATTTTCTTCGAGAAACTGCAGTTAATCTAAACCTTATTCAACATCCAAAGTATATTGATAGTTTTGTTGAAGAAATTTTGCGAGACGTGGGTCTAGACTTTAATGAATTGAAAGAACGTTATCCCCACGAACTGAGTGGTGGTCAAAGGCAGAGGCTAATGGTTGCGCGGGCACTCATGGTTAAACCTCAATTCATCCTAGCTGATGAGCCAGTTTCGATGATTGATGCCTCTTTGCGGGCAAGCATACTTGAGAACATACAAACACTTAAGAAACAATATGGTATTACTGTAATTTATATCACCCATGATTTGACCACTGCCTTTCAGATTTGTGACACACTTAACGTAATGTATCAGGGAGAAATCGTTGAATCAGGCCTTTGTAAAGAGGTTATTCTTAGGCCAAAACATTCATATACTAAGTCTCTCATCTCATCCATTCCAAGCAAAAATAAAACCTCAAATTGGATGCAAACTTCTCCATAG